From the Pseudodesulfovibrio indicus genome, the window ACCTTGTCCAGGGAATAGCGGGAGTAGTGCTTCTTCAGGAGCTGGAACACGCAGCGCGGGTCCTTGAGGGTCTTGTCGCGCTTGGGCACGCCGTCGGCGCCGAACTCCAGGGCCCACTTGGACTTGTCGTAGGTGCGGGTCTTGGGGTCATAGCCGGAGAAGAGGCCGTCCTTGAAGTCGAAGTCCTTGCCCACGATGATCGAGGCGTTGGTGTATTCGACCACGTACTCCTTGAAGTACTTCTCGTTGTCGATGATGTATTTGATCATGCCGCCGAGGAAGGCGATGTCGGTGCCGGAACGCAGGGGGACGTGGAAATCGGAACGGGCCGAGGTTCGGGAGAACTTCGGGTCCACGTGCATGACGGTCGCGCCCTTGTCCTTGGCCCGGAGCACCCACTTGAAGGAAATGGGATGGTGTTCGGCGGCGTTGCTGCCCATGATCAGGATGGAGTCGGCGTTCTTGATGTCGATCCAGTGGTTGGTCATGGCACCCCGGCCGAAGCTTTCGCCCAGGGCGGCAACGGTGGAGCTGTGGCAGACGCGGGCCTGATGGTCCATGTGCACCACGCCCAGGCCGCGCGCGAACTGGTGCGTCAGGGCGCACTCCTCGTTGCTGGCGTGGGACGTGCCCATGAGGAACATGGATTCCAGCCGGTTGACCTGGTTCCCGGCCTTGTTCTTGGCCACGAACTGCTTGTCGCGGGTGTCCTTCACCTTGCGGGCGATGCGGTCGATCATCCAGTCCCAGCTCTTCTCTTCCCACTTGTCGCTGTGGGGAGCGCGGTACATGGGTTTCTGGACCCGGTGGTGGGACGTGGTCATGGAGAACATGGCGGCGCCCTTGGCGCACAGGGAACCCTCGTTGATGGGATAGTCCGGGTCGCCCTCGACGCTGACCAGCTTGCCGTTCTTGACGTACCCGATGGCGAAACAGCTCACCGAGCAGAACGGACAGACGGTCAGGATCTCCTTGGCCCCGTCGATCTTCAGACCGGCGGCGTAGCTCTTTATCGGCGTCAGGACGACTCCGATCTGAGCCAGGGAGAGACACGCTGCCGAAGAGGCAGTGAGCTTCAAAAATCTTCGGCGGTCACATTTCATGAGATGGCCTCCTTGGTTGAGCAGGGCGGAATCGCCGCTGCGGAATAATGGAACACGACGTAGGGGTTTCGACTTGAATAATAAAATAAAATTCAATTATTACAAGTTGTTAAATTAAGCACATAGAAAAATATTGAGAAGGTGCGATCGGGGTAAACGACAAAAATGAAGGTAACCCCCTTATTTTCAAGGCCTTCAGATATCAGATTCGTCAATGGGTAATATAGATGAAATCTATCATATGCACGATGTGGGATTCCGTAACACCTGCAAAGTCGGTGTCAAACCGTTGGTAAGTTTAGTGCCAAATCGTGGTAAAGAGTAGCGGGTGAAAATTGATGCGGCGGGTGCGACGCCGACGGTGCGGCAGCGTCGTTCAGGGGGGCGATGGGGCGGCACCGTCCGCCGGGCCGAACCCGGCTGCACGCCGGATGCCGCGGCGTGGGGGAACGTGGGGCAGACGATCCCGAAGTTTCGGCTTTCGCGCGGGTGGCCGAGAGGAAACGAGCCGACAACCTGGAGCCGGCCAAGAGGATATGCCCTGCGCAATCTGCGCGCAGCCGTGCATTTCCTTGGCGACCCATGAGGGATTGAACCTCTGATAACAGCGTGAATGGGTGGAAACAATCAAGCCGTGCATCCGTATTGCCGGGGATAGAGCTTCCACAGGAGCGACAACCGACTTGGAATCCCTCTCGTCATAGTGCTGAAAACGGTATTCCGTTGTTGCAACGGCGGAGAAGGTTGGATCAACGGAATTTCGTTGCTCCGGTTGTGGGGGTAAATCTGTTTATCCAATAAATTCAATTTGTAAAGCGATCAATGCCACCTGGCACGCCTCTTGCCAATCCACAACCCTACTTCCGAGGGGGTTGAGTGACGCAAGCGTCCTCCACAGCCCTTTCGAACAACACAGCCAGAAGGGGCATTACATGGAAAAAGAACAGCATTCCCATGAGCATGGACATCACCATGACCATAATGACTTCACCGACTATACCGCAGCGGTCAAAGCCTACCGCGAAACCTTCGCCAGCAAGGCGGAGGTGATGGACCAGGCCCCTGACCCGGCGGTTCGGGAGATGGTCAAATACATGGATGAGCAGGGCGTCGAGAACTGTTTCGACCGTTTCGACAAGCAGAAGCCGCATTGCACCTTCGGCCTTGCGGGCGTCTGCTGCCGCATCTGCTCGCTCGGACCGTGCAAGATAACCGAACGTTCTCCCCGGGGCACGTGCGGGGCCAATGCGGACCTGATCGTGGCCCGCAATCTGGTGCGTGCGGCGGCTGGCGGCGTGGCGGCCCACGGTGCGCGGGCGCGCGAAGTCATGCTGACCTTGAAGAAGGCCGCCGCCGGGGAAGTCGACCTGCCCATCCTCGGCAAGGGGACGGTCAGGAATATGGCCTCGGCCTTCGGCCTTGCCACCAAGGACAAGAGCGTCGAGGAGCTGGCGAACGAGATCGCCGACATCCTGCTCGAAGACATGAGCCGCACTGTGCCGGGGCCGCACAAGACGTTGGATGCGGTCGCAACTCCCGAGCGTCGGCAGACTTGGGAGAAACTGGGCCTGCTGCCGGTCGGCTCCTATCATGAGGTCTTCGAGGCGCTGCACCAGACCACGGTCGGCACTCAGGGCGACTGGCGCAAGGCCATGGATCAGTTCATGCGGCTGGGCATCGCATTCTCCATGAACAGCGTGGTCGGCGGCTCCATCGCCAGCGACTGTCTCTACGGCACACCGAAACGGACCACCGTCAAGGCGAACCTCGGCGCGTTGAAGACGGACACCGTCAACATCGCCATCCACGGGCACGCTCCAATGCTGGCCACCAAGGTCATTGAGGCGGCCCGCTCGGACAAGTTCGTGAAGATGGCGGAAGAGGCCGGGGCGGCGGGCATTCAGTTCTATGGTATCTGCTGTTCCGGGTTGTCCTCGCTCTACCGGCTCGGCGGCGTCATTCCCCTGTCCAACGCCAACGGGTCGGAGCTGGTGCTCGCCACGGGCGCCCTGGACCTGTGGCTGGCGGACATTCAGGAAGTGTTCCCCGGCATCATGGACGTGGCCGACTGCTACAAGACGGTGGTCGTCACCACCAACGAATCCAACCGGCTGCCCGGGGCCGAGCACATTGGCTACCGGCGGGACCTGGAGGATTTGGACAAGCTCCCCGAGCTGGCGGACAGGATCGTCGCCCGCGCCATCGAGAGCTTCGCCAACCGCCGGGATGTTCAGCGGCACATCCCGGCCCACGAGATGGAGGCAGAGGTCGGCTTCAGCCTGGAGACCCTCGACGCCCACTACGGGTGCATGGAGCGCGTGGCGTCCGCCATCATCAACGGGCAGATCAAGGGCATCATCAACCTGGCTGGCTGTACCAACACCCGGGTCGTTTACGAAAAGGCCATCGTGGAAGTCGTCGACATCCTGCTGAAGAACAACGTCCTGGTCTTCACCAACGGCTGCGCCTCGTTCCCCATGGCCAAGCTGGGGTACTGCAGCAAGAAGGCCCTGAACAAGTGCGGCGAGAAGCTGCAGATGTTCCTCAGGGGTGAGCTGCCTCCGGTGTGGCATTTCGGTGAATGCATCGACAATGCCCACGCCGTGGCCACATTCAGGGAGATCGCCGGGTACGCCGGGCATCAGATGAAGGACATGCCCTTTGCCGAGGTCACGCCGGAATGGTCCAACGAGAAGGGCGTGGGCGCGGCCTTGGCCTTCCGCATGCTCGGCTTCGACTCCTATCACTGCGTGCACGCGCCGGTGCAGGGCTCGGAAAAGGTGCGCGACTTCCTCTATGGCGGCACCCGGGAGTTGCTCGGCTCCAGCATGAAGGTGGACACCGATCCCAAGAGGGTCGCCGCGATGATCCTCGCCGACTTCAACGAAGCGCGGTCGAACCTGTGCTGGCGCTAACCCCGGTCGCATAGCCCGGCTCGCGACGTAAAAGGGGCGGCCCGCCGAACTGGCGGGCCGCCCCATGTTTTTTGCGTCGGTCATCGGCGCGAAAAAAGGCGGCCCCGTCGGGAGCCGCCTGTCTTCTCGTGGTCCGGATGCTGTCTACTGTTTCTTGAAGATGATCAGCGGACAGTTCTTGCAGATGTCCGCACCGGGGAACCCGTCGCCGGGCCGGGTGATGGAGCTGCTCGCCTTCTCGATGCGGTCCATGAGCCGCTGGAATGTGGCCGTGAACTTGCTGCCGGGGATGATCACGTTGATCTCGCCGCGTTCGGTCTTGCCGGCGTTGTAGCTGCCGGAGCAGGCGGGAAGCATGTTGAACTCCTGCTCCATGAAGGAGAACACGTTGCCGCCGCAGGCGGAGGAGTTCATGGTGATGTTCGGGCGGAGCGGATGGGTGTCGGTCGCGGCCATGTAGTCCACGGCCAGGTGATACGCCTGCATGTTGTCGCAGTAGAAGTGCACCGTGTCCGGCTCGTACAGGCCGTCGATGGAGCCGAGCGGAGCCACGGCAATGCCGAGCGGCTTTGTCTCGAGCATGGGTTTGCTGACGACAAAGCGCTTCGCCTGTTCAAGGTCCTGAACATACTTGGCGTGGCCCTTGATCTCGGCGTCGTCCAAGTCCTTCCAACCGAAGCAGAATCGGGCATTGCCGCAGCCGAGGCCGTCCACTTCGGCGTAGACGATCTGGCCCTGCATGCGGGCGGCGATCTCCCACTGGCAGAAGGTCATGGGCTTGAGCGGCGCGTGGATTTCCGGGGCGTTTTGCCGGAATGCCTCCAGCTCGTTCTCGTCGAAGAAGAATTTGACCGCGACCGGATAGTGGTACAGGCGCAGCTCCTTCATCAATACGGATTGCATCTCGTTATAGGTCATCATTTCGTCTCCTGAGTTTGTTGTTCACTCCCGCAGTACAGAATCGGAGAGTTTTAGGCTGGTTGATGGCGTTTATTATGTCTCTGCCGACCTGCGGGAGTGAACTTTTGGAATGGATACTCGCAATGAGTCCTTGTTACTGAGCAAGGAGCATGCCCGGTTTCGCAGCTTGTCGCCAAGGCCGGGCGTGTTTTGGGTAAGGTCACAGATCGTCGGAAATAAAGTTCCCGTGACGGCGGGTGGTTATCCGCTCCGGGGCCGTCCGTGCGGGCTGCTATTTCCTCCCTCTCTAGTTCGAAACTTTCCGACGGCGACCGCGAGTCCTCCCCTTCCACGTCTTCCGGGCAGCGTTCATCAACGAGAACTCGGTGATGAAGGAACGAAATATCGTTATGCAACGGAATTTCGTCGCTCAGCCTTTTGTGAATATCAGCAAATACATCGTTATATCAGCTGATTAACCAATGCGAGGTGTTGGCACGAGGATTGCCCTTGACGGAAAGGGTTTGCGGTCTGGCGGTGCTGTCCGGGAAGGACGTTTGGCCGGGGCGGGGTTGCCGCTCGGTCTTGCGATACGCGCCGCCGCTTGCTGAATAATCTTCAAGCCAAGGAGTTTTGCTATGTGCGGCGACAACCATTCGCATGAGCATGGTCACGGCCATCACCACCACGACAACGATTTTACCGACTACAAGGATGCGGTCAAAGCCTACCGCGAATCCTTCGCCAGCAAAGAGGATGTGATGAACCACGCCCCGGACCCGGCGGTCCGGGAGATGCTCAAGTACATGGACGAGCAGGGCGTGGAAAACTGCTTCGATCGGTTCGACAAGCAGAAACCGCACTGTACCTTCGGCCTTGCCGGGGTCTGCTGCCGGATCTGCTCCCTCGGGCCGTGCAAGATCACGGAGCGTTCGCCCAGGGGAACCTGCGGGGCCAACGCCGACTTGATCGTGGCCCGCAACATGGTCCGTTCGGCGGCCGGCGGCGTTGCCGGACACGGCGCCCGCGCCCGCGAGGTCATGCTGACCATGAAGAAGGCCGCCGAGGGCAATGTTGATCTGCCCATCGTCGGCAAGGACAAGGTCATGGGCGTGGCCAAGGCCTACGGGCTGGAGACCGAGGGCAAGACCGTCGAGACCTTGGCCGGCGAGATCGCCGACATCCTGCTCGAAGACATGAGCCGCACCGTGCCCGGGACGCACAAGACCCTCAAGGCAATCGCCCCGGCAGAGCGCCAGAAGGTATGGGAAGAGCTCGGCCTGACCCCGATCAGCTCTTATCACGAGGTGTTCGAGGCGCTGCATCAGACCACGGTCGGCACCCAGGGCGACTGGCGCAAGGCCATGGACCACTTCCTCCGGTTGGGACTGACCTTCTCCCTCAACAGCGTGGTGGGCGGCTCCATTGCCCAGGATTGCCTGTTCGGCGTTCCCAGCCGCAGCACCATCAAGGCCAATCTCGGCGCGCTGAAAACGGATACCGTCAATATTGCCATCCATGGCCACGCCCCGATGATGGCCATGAAGGTCATCGAGACCGCCCGGACCGACAAGTTCGTCAAGATGGCCGAGGAGGCCGGGGCCAAGGGCATCCAGTTCTACGGCATCTGCTGCTCCGGCTTGTCCTCCATGTACCGGCTGGGCGGGGTCATCCCCCTGTCCAACGCCAACGGCTCCGAGCTGGTGGTCGCCACCGGCGCGCTCGACCTGTGGCTGGCGGACATCCAGGAGGTCTTCCCCGGCATCATGGACGTGGCCAACTGCTACAAGACCGTGGTCGTGACCACCAACGAGTCCAACCGGCTGCCCGGCGCCGAGCACATCGGCTACAAGCGCGACCTGGAAGACATCGACAAGCTGCCCGAGCTGGCCGAGAAGATCGTCACCCGCGCCATCGAGAGCTTCACCAACCGGCGCGACGTGAAACGGCACATCCCGCCCTACGAGATGGAGGCCCAGGTCGGCTTCGGCCTCGAGGTGCTGAGCGAACACTTCGGCGGCAGCGTGGAGCCCATTGCCGAGGCCCTGAAGGAAGGCAAGATACGGGGCATCATCAACCTGGCCGGTTGCACGAACACCCGCATCGTCTTTGAAAAGGCCATCGTGGACATCGTGGACATCCTGCTGAAGAACAACATCCTGGTCTTCACCAACGGCTGCGCTTCCTTCCCCATGGCCAAGCTCGGCTATTGCAGGCCCGAAGCCCGCGAAAAGTGCGGCGACAGCCTCAAGGCGTTTCTCGGCGACAACCTGCCGCCGGTTCTGCACTTCGGTGAATGCATCGACAACGCCCATGCCGTGGGCACCTTCGCGACCATCGCCGGTTTCGCCGGGCATCCCATCAAGGACCTGCCGTTCGCGGAAGTCACGCCGGAATGGTCCAACGAGAAGGGCGTGGGCGCTGCCCTGGCCTTCCGCATGCTCGGTTTCGACTCCTACCACTGCGTGCACGCGCCGGTGCAGGGTTCGAAAAAGGTCCGCGACTTCCTCTACGGCGGAACCAAAGAGCTTATCGGCTCCTGCATGAACGTCGATCCCGACCCGCAGAAGGTCGCCGAGATGATCATCAACGACTTCGAGGCCGCCCGCAAGAAACTGGGCTGGGCGTAGCCTCACCGGAGGAGGGAGGATGTCCGCGTCCGAGGCGGCCCCCCGGCGCGGACCTTCTTCCTCCTATGAACGGTTTTCAACCAACAGCCTGCATACCCGCTCCCGGCAGCCGTCCGGTGGGACGCCGTCCGGGAGCGGGCCGTGCAAACCTCCGGTTCCGCCGTCCGAAACGGGCCGATGGGGAAAAGGGACGTATCGATGTTGTTCAAATCCGGTTCGGTGCAATTCAGACTGGCCTCCCTGTGCCGTGAGGAGTTCGCGCCCGAGGTCTACCGTCCGGGGGTCATCTCCCTTTCCCGTTTGTTGTGGGGGTCGCTGGGCGGCGGCCTGCTGCTGGCGGTCATCGCCCTCGCATCCCGGCTGACCGGTATTGCCGTCCTGTTTCCGCCCCTGGCCGCCACCTGCTTCATCAACTCGACCTGCGTCTTTTTACGCGTGGCCCGGCCCAAGCCGGTCATCGTCGGGCATTTCGTCGCCTCCATAGGCGGGTTGGCGGGGTGCTGGGTCGGTTCCCTCCTGGGCGCGCAGATAGGGTATGCGGTTGCCCTCAAACTCGGTTTTGCGGTGATGTTCGCCGCCGTCCTGATGCAGATCTTCGACGCCGACCACCCGCCGGCAGCCGCCACGGCGGCCATTCCGGCCATCCTTCCGCTGCCCATGCCCGCCTACCTGTTGCCCGTGCACATGGCCTGGGGAGCCACCCTGGCCGTGCTGTTCGCCATGGTCTGGAACCG encodes:
- the cooS gene encoding anaerobic carbon-monoxide dehydrogenase catalytic subunit codes for the protein MEKEQHSHEHGHHHDHNDFTDYTAAVKAYRETFASKAEVMDQAPDPAVREMVKYMDEQGVENCFDRFDKQKPHCTFGLAGVCCRICSLGPCKITERSPRGTCGANADLIVARNLVRAAAGGVAAHGARAREVMLTLKKAAAGEVDLPILGKGTVRNMASAFGLATKDKSVEELANEIADILLEDMSRTVPGPHKTLDAVATPERRQTWEKLGLLPVGSYHEVFEALHQTTVGTQGDWRKAMDQFMRLGIAFSMNSVVGGSIASDCLYGTPKRTTVKANLGALKTDTVNIAIHGHAPMLATKVIEAARSDKFVKMAEEAGAAGIQFYGICCSGLSSLYRLGGVIPLSNANGSELVLATGALDLWLADIQEVFPGIMDVADCYKTVVVTTNESNRLPGAEHIGYRRDLEDLDKLPELADRIVARAIESFANRRDVQRHIPAHEMEAEVGFSLETLDAHYGCMERVASAIINGQIKGIINLAGCTNTRVVYEKAIVEVVDILLKNNVLVFTNGCASFPMAKLGYCSKKALNKCGEKLQMFLRGELPPVWHFGECIDNAHAVATFREIAGYAGHQMKDMPFAEVTPEWSNEKGVGAALAFRMLGFDSYHCVHAPVQGSEKVRDFLYGGTRELLGSSMKVDTDPKRVAAMILADFNEARSNLCWR
- the cooS gene encoding anaerobic carbon-monoxide dehydrogenase catalytic subunit; protein product: MCGDNHSHEHGHGHHHHDNDFTDYKDAVKAYRESFASKEDVMNHAPDPAVREMLKYMDEQGVENCFDRFDKQKPHCTFGLAGVCCRICSLGPCKITERSPRGTCGANADLIVARNMVRSAAGGVAGHGARAREVMLTMKKAAEGNVDLPIVGKDKVMGVAKAYGLETEGKTVETLAGEIADILLEDMSRTVPGTHKTLKAIAPAERQKVWEELGLTPISSYHEVFEALHQTTVGTQGDWRKAMDHFLRLGLTFSLNSVVGGSIAQDCLFGVPSRSTIKANLGALKTDTVNIAIHGHAPMMAMKVIETARTDKFVKMAEEAGAKGIQFYGICCSGLSSMYRLGGVIPLSNANGSELVVATGALDLWLADIQEVFPGIMDVANCYKTVVVTTNESNRLPGAEHIGYKRDLEDIDKLPELAEKIVTRAIESFTNRRDVKRHIPPYEMEAQVGFGLEVLSEHFGGSVEPIAEALKEGKIRGIINLAGCTNTRIVFEKAIVDIVDILLKNNILVFTNGCASFPMAKLGYCRPEAREKCGDSLKAFLGDNLPPVLHFGECIDNAHAVGTFATIAGFAGHPIKDLPFAEVTPEWSNEKGVGAALAFRMLGFDSYHCVHAPVQGSKKVRDFLYGGTKELIGSCMNVDPDPQKVAEMIINDFEAARKKLGWA
- a CDS encoding DUF169 domain-containing protein translates to MTYNEMQSVLMKELRLYHYPVAVKFFFDENELEAFRQNAPEIHAPLKPMTFCQWEIAARMQGQIVYAEVDGLGCGNARFCFGWKDLDDAEIKGHAKYVQDLEQAKRFVVSKPMLETKPLGIAVAPLGSIDGLYEPDTVHFYCDNMQAYHLAVDYMAATDTHPLRPNITMNSSACGGNVFSFMEQEFNMLPACSGSYNAGKTERGEINVIIPGSKFTATFQRLMDRIEKASSSITRPGDGFPGADICKNCPLIIFKKQ
- a CDS encoding HPP family protein gives rise to the protein MQFRLASLCREEFAPEVYRPGVISLSRLLWGSLGGGLLLAVIALASRLTGIAVLFPPLAATCFINSTCVFLRVARPKPVIVGHFVASIGGLAGCWVGSLLGAQIGYAVALKLGFAVMFAAVLMQIFDADHPPAAATAAIPAILPLPMPAYLLPVHMAWGATLAVLFAMVWNRLWFEFPAADIDHRERACGLYMQLPQIAGLAVCAAGFALLCLQRLLPAAHTAGTAVMLLGVALLGTHHFFGIRRAT